One part of the Paenibacillus silvisoli genome encodes these proteins:
- the pdxT gene encoding pyridoxal 5'-phosphate synthase glutaminase subunit PdxT, with protein sequence MKIGVLALQGAVAEHIRSIEAAGGEGVAVKRTEQLQELDGLIIPGGESTTIGKLMRKYGFIDAVRDFSAQGKPIFGTCAGLIVLADRIEGQEDAHLQLMDMTVARNAFGRQRESFETDLDIKGINEPVRAVFIRAPLIKEVSPSVDVLSTYNGEIVTARQGHLLASSYHPELTDDYRLHAYFLDMAKEAAAAAKA encoded by the coding sequence ATGAAGATTGGTGTACTGGCGCTTCAGGGCGCCGTTGCGGAACATATACGAAGCATCGAAGCGGCCGGCGGCGAAGGCGTCGCGGTGAAACGGACGGAGCAGCTGCAGGAGCTGGACGGCTTGATCATTCCCGGCGGCGAGAGCACGACGATCGGCAAGCTGATGCGCAAGTACGGCTTTATCGACGCGGTCCGCGATTTCTCGGCGCAAGGTAAACCGATCTTCGGCACCTGCGCGGGCTTGATCGTGCTGGCCGACCGCATTGAAGGTCAAGAGGATGCGCATTTGCAGCTGATGGACATGACCGTCGCCCGCAACGCATTCGGCCGTCAACGCGAAAGCTTCGAGACGGACTTGGACATTAAAGGCATTAATGAACCGGTGCGTGCGGTCTTCATCCGCGCGCCGCTCATTAAAGAAGTATCGCCGAGCGTGGACGTGCTGTCGACGTACAACGGCGAAATCGTAACGGCCCGTCAAGGTCATTTGCTGGCCTCGTCGTATCATCCGGAGCTGACGGACGATTACCGTCTGCACGCTTATTTCCTCGATATGGCGAAGGAAGCGGCCGCTGCGGCAAAAGCATAA
- a CDS encoding small acid-soluble spore protein P: MTNGKSHAVPVPNPYENNSSKSRSNESHQQEPLSGSKKTKQANHVSHNNRAGN, translated from the coding sequence ATGACGAATGGCAAATCTCATGCAGTTCCCGTGCCTAACCCGTACGAGAACAACAGCTCCAAGTCGCGTTCGAACGAATCTCATCAGCAGGAGCCGCTGAGCGGTTCGAAGAAGACCAAGCAGGCCAATCATGTGAGCCACAACAACCGTGCAGGCAACTAG
- the serS gene encoding serine--tRNA ligase codes for MLDVKLMRNDYAKVEQALKNRGKSLDLIAGFPALDGKWRDMLQETEQLKNRRNTVSQEVARLKKSGGDAEALILEMREVGDRIKVLDEEIRKVEAETAELMLSIPNVPNESVPVGASEEDNVEIRRHGEVPAFSFEPKAHFELAQDLGILDFERAAKVTGSRFVFYRGLGARLERALINFMMDLHSDEHGYEEMLPPYIVNRDSLIGTGQLPKFEEDLFKVADTEYYLIPTAEVPVTNVHREEILSADELPKNFVAYSACFRSEAGSAGRDTRGLIRQHQFNKIELVKLVKPEDSYAELEKLTANAEKVLQLLGLPYRVLTLCTGDMGFTSAKTYDLEVWIPSGGTYREISSCSNFEDFQARRANIRFRPEAKAKPEFVHTLNGSGLAVGRTVAAILENFQQADGTVVVPKVLRPYMGGLEVIAPR; via the coding sequence GTGTTAGATGTGAAATTGATGCGTAACGATTACGCTAAAGTAGAGCAAGCGCTGAAAAACCGCGGTAAATCGCTGGATCTGATCGCAGGCTTCCCTGCATTGGACGGCAAATGGCGCGATATGCTGCAGGAGACGGAGCAGCTGAAAAACCGCCGCAACACCGTTTCCCAGGAAGTAGCAAGGCTGAAGAAGAGCGGCGGAGACGCAGAAGCTCTTATTCTGGAAATGCGCGAGGTTGGCGACCGCATTAAGGTGCTCGACGAGGAGATCCGCAAGGTCGAGGCGGAAACCGCGGAGCTGATGCTGTCGATCCCGAACGTGCCGAATGAATCGGTACCGGTCGGCGCTTCGGAAGAGGACAATGTGGAAATTCGCCGTCACGGCGAAGTGCCGGCATTCTCGTTTGAGCCAAAGGCGCATTTTGAGCTGGCGCAGGATTTGGGCATTCTGGATTTCGAACGCGCGGCGAAGGTAACCGGTTCGCGTTTCGTGTTCTACCGCGGTCTTGGCGCTCGTCTGGAGCGCGCACTGATCAACTTCATGATGGATCTACATAGCGACGAGCATGGCTACGAGGAAATGCTGCCGCCTTATATCGTCAACCGCGACAGCTTGATCGGTACCGGCCAACTGCCGAAATTCGAAGAAGACCTCTTCAAGGTTGCGGATACGGAGTATTACCTGATCCCGACGGCGGAAGTGCCGGTTACGAACGTGCACCGCGAGGAGATTTTGTCGGCGGACGAGCTGCCGAAGAATTTCGTTGCGTACAGTGCATGCTTCCGTTCGGAAGCGGGCTCTGCCGGCCGCGATACGCGCGGACTGATCCGCCAGCACCAGTTCAACAAGATTGAGCTCGTGAAGCTGGTGAAGCCGGAGGACTCGTATGCCGAGCTGGAGAAGCTGACGGCTAACGCGGAGAAGGTGCTGCAGCTGCTAGGCCTGCCATACCGCGTTCTGACGCTCTGCACGGGCGATATGGGCTTCACGTCGGCGAAGACGTACGACCTTGAGGTATGGATTCCAAGCGGCGGCACGTACCGCGAAATTTCCTCGTGCTCGAACTTCGAGGACTTCCAAGCGCGCCGCGCCAATATCCGTTTCCGTCCGGAAGCGAAGGCGAAGCCGGAGTTCGTGCACACGCTCAACGGTTCCGGTCTCGCGGTAGGCCGTACCGTCGCGGCGATTCTCGAGAACTTCCAGCAAGCGGACGGCACGGTTGTCGTACCTAAGGTGCTTCGTCCATACATGGGCGGCCTCGAAGTGATCGCACCGCGCTAG